The Fructilactobacillus ixorae genome has a window encoding:
- a CDS encoding MucBP domain-containing protein, with translation MKKQKLIATVMLATTIGSLGFIPTVANPMISQAATNVSQGKIIVHYVDQTGKSIRPATTATGATGTRYVADVPAISGYSYFRIENGQNDNNGPEMVFGGDDGVTDVSEMTIVYTATGNSSKQTPAPGKATGENGRSQTSSQHENEQAVQGTQPHANNSATSEKKQRASTKQGANQQQAPSNNQQQTDQQTKATKKKKATKQQPAKQASKRNQHGIFLWGVAGLIGLAIVGGVAWKWLRKPRQTKH, from the coding sequence ATGAAAAAGCAAAAATTAATTGCAACTGTTATGCTGGCTACGACGATTGGATCACTTGGATTTATTCCCACTGTTGCTAATCCGATGATTTCGCAAGCGGCCACGAACGTGAGCCAGGGTAAAATTATTGTTCATTATGTAGATCAAACTGGAAAGTCGATTCGTCCAGCTACCACGGCGACGGGGGCAACTGGAACGAGGTATGTTGCTGACGTCCCCGCAATTAGTGGCTACAGCTATTTTCGAATTGAAAACGGGCAAAATGATAACAATGGGCCCGAGATGGTGTTTGGCGGTGACGACGGGGTTACAGATGTTTCCGAAATGACGATTGTGTATACTGCGACTGGTAATTCCAGTAAACAAACCCCAGCGCCTGGAAAGGCTACGGGTGAGAACGGGCGATCACAAACTAGTTCTCAGCACGAGAATGAGCAAGCCGTCCAAGGAACGCAACCGCATGCTAACAATTCAGCAACTAGCGAAAAGAAGCAGCGTGCGTCAACCAAACAGGGAGCTAACCAACAGCAAGCGCCAAGTAACAACCAGCAACAAACTGATCAACAAACGAAGGCAACTAAAAAGAAAAAGGCTACCAAGCAGCAGCCGGCGAAGCAGGCTTCCAAACGGAACCAGCATGGGATTTTTCTCTGGGGCGTTGCTGGTTTAATTGGCTTAGCAATAGTCGGGGGCGTAGCTTGGAAATGGTTACGTAAACCCCGGCAGACGAAGCATTAG
- the lepB gene encoding signal peptidase I, whose translation MKTFKGILSWVIPIVLGLAIALVIKQTFFTVAKVSGPSMDPNLHDRQTIMVWRQAKPKPGSVIVFNATGVDPNAASNDGAVKRVLGTAGTDYVKRVIAVPGDTVAFKNNQLYVNDQVVKQPYISKDAQTEGTEYSQQKGNWDLHSLSTQAPNWLKDRGVVKVPKDKYFVLGDNRKVSNDSRYWGFVPKDKIIGVVQTLPFGSNATARNNINHQAK comes from the coding sequence ATGAAAACTTTTAAAGGAATTTTAAGCTGGGTGATCCCAATTGTATTGGGATTAGCCATTGCGCTGGTGATTAAGCAAACCTTTTTCACGGTGGCAAAGGTGAGTGGACCTTCAATGGATCCTAACCTGCATGACCGGCAGACGATTATGGTGTGGCGGCAAGCCAAGCCGAAACCGGGGAGCGTGATTGTGTTTAATGCGACGGGCGTGGATCCGAACGCTGCTTCGAATGACGGCGCAGTAAAGCGGGTGTTGGGGACGGCCGGAACCGACTACGTGAAGCGGGTCATTGCGGTGCCAGGCGATACGGTGGCATTTAAGAATAACCAACTATACGTAAATGACCAAGTCGTTAAGCAACCCTACATCAGTAAGGACGCGCAAACGGAGGGAACCGAATATTCCCAGCAAAAGGGGAATTGGGACCTCCACTCCCTCTCAACGCAGGCGCCCAACTGGTTGAAGGATCGTGGCGTAGTGAAGGTCCCCAAGGATAAATACTTTGTCCTAGGGGATAACCGGAAGGTCTCAAACGATAGTCGTTACTGGGGCTTTGTCCCGAAGGATAAGATTATCGGAGTGGTACAAACCTTACCATTTGGCAGCAACGCCACTGCCCGCAATAACATTAATCATCAGGCAAAATAA
- a CDS encoding alpha/beta hydrolase, whose product MEKFIERAAHFVPADTATINRKQVDLPYAAGARHQLDVYWPDTGSAPFPVIIDIHGGGLYFGAKSSQKLAGALALRQRGYAIVSPNYSLSYMAPFPQPVYELKAVVRWVKAHAPEYQFDPHNVFLMGESSGAQLAMLVAASSGSGHLQSNFGNDFGVSDRVTGVIASYGPYDLAAMKAQFAILKQEPKFAEIGEADSFEGAMLGWHRPVDVPELNAQANPATYLNQQMVPVLMYAGTGDRVVPYIQTINLGAQLATVIGSDQVEVHVVPEVPHGPAGFLNAEVTQQKENFLNRNRR is encoded by the coding sequence ATGGAAAAGTTTATTGAACGCGCAGCCCACTTTGTGCCGGCCGATACGGCAACGATTAACCGCAAACAAGTCGATCTTCCCTACGCAGCGGGAGCCCGGCACCAGTTAGACGTTTACTGGCCGGATACGGGTTCTGCTCCGTTTCCAGTTATTATTGACATTCACGGCGGGGGCCTCTACTTTGGTGCCAAAAGTTCCCAGAAGTTAGCGGGGGCACTAGCTCTGCGCCAGCGGGGATATGCAATCGTGAGTCCAAACTACTCGCTAAGTTACATGGCCCCCTTTCCCCAGCCCGTGTATGAGTTGAAAGCCGTCGTCCGGTGGGTTAAAGCGCACGCTCCAGAATATCAGTTTGATCCGCACAACGTGTTTCTTATGGGGGAGTCGTCCGGAGCACAGCTGGCCATGTTAGTGGCAGCGTCCAGTGGTTCCGGGCACTTACAGAGTAACTTTGGCAACGATTTTGGGGTTAGCGACCGGGTAACCGGAGTGATTGCTTCCTACGGACCATATGATTTAGCTGCCATGAAAGCCCAGTTTGCCATTTTAAAGCAGGAACCGAAGTTTGCGGAAATTGGCGAAGCGGATTCCTTTGAGGGCGCTATGCTCGGGTGGCACCGGCCGGTTGATGTCCCGGAATTGAATGCGCAGGCCAATCCGGCTACGTATTTGAATCAGCAGATGGTCCCGGTATTAATGTACGCTGGGACGGGTGACCGCGTGGTTCCCTACATTCAAACCATTAACCTTGGTGCTCAGCTCGCAACGGTAATTGGCAGTGATCAGGTGGAAGTGCACGTTGTGCCAGAGGTGCCTCACGGTCCCGCGGGCTTTTTGAACGCTGAGGTTACCCAGCAAAAGGAGAACTTTTTAAACCGAAATCGCCGTTAA
- the citG gene encoding triphosphoribosyl-dephospho-CoA synthase CitG codes for MTEPILAETIAKQNAESISQTAVASLLDEVVTHPKPGLVDPVDNRGHEDMDVYLFIDSAVSLQPYLAQCFQTGLTFTGASLPALMASLRPLGMAAERRMFTVTNNVNTHKGAIFGLGIMVAACGQAQAKSVGTGVQLAEIITTVRGMTAGLVQTDFANLQHKQPLTAGERQYLQYGTTGIRGEAEAGFPTVFQHGLPAFLTSSGSRQERILTALLAIVANSRDSNLIKRAGTPAIVSKVQTQAQEMLHVKHTTGRLDWNALQQMTEQFAAQRLSLGGSADLLILTILMARLMQRF; via the coding sequence ATGACTGAGCCAATACTTGCCGAGACCATTGCGAAGCAGAATGCGGAATCCATTAGTCAAACCGCAGTGGCGTCCCTCTTAGACGAGGTCGTGACCCATCCCAAGCCGGGGTTGGTGGATCCCGTTGATAATCGGGGACATGAGGACATGGACGTCTATTTGTTTATCGATAGTGCCGTAAGCCTGCAACCTTACCTAGCGCAGTGCTTTCAAACCGGCTTAACCTTTACCGGGGCCTCGTTACCAGCGTTAATGGCAAGCCTGCGCCCCCTCGGTATGGCGGCCGAACGGCGGATGTTTACCGTGACTAACAACGTAAATACTCACAAGGGCGCCATCTTTGGGCTGGGAATCATGGTGGCAGCCTGTGGGCAGGCCCAGGCAAAATCAGTAGGAACGGGAGTTCAGTTAGCAGAAATTATTACTACCGTTCGGGGAATGACCGCTGGATTAGTGCAAACTGATTTTGCCAATTTACAGCACAAACAGCCCCTAACGGCTGGCGAACGACAGTACCTGCAGTACGGTACGACCGGAATTCGTGGTGAGGCCGAAGCTGGGTTTCCGACGGTCTTTCAGCACGGGCTGCCTGCTTTCTTAACTAGTTCAGGCAGCCGTCAAGAACGGATTTTAACGGCCCTGCTTGCGATTGTCGCGAATAGTCGGGATAGTAATCTGATTAAACGGGCCGGCACCCCCGCCATTGTTAGCAAGGTTCAGACCCAGGCCCAGGAAATGTTACACGTGAAACACACCACCGGTCGGTTAGATTGGAACGCTTTACAACAAATGACCGAGCAGTTTGCCGCACAGCGACTGAGTCTGGGGGGCTCTGCTGATTTATTAATCCTGACCATCTTGATGGCCCGGTTAATGCAACGCTTTTAG